ACAAGTGAATTATTTTTATACGTGCACCAATTTACataacttagttattctttttctCTGTCGGGAAGCAATGAAAGTAGGTGATCATTTACTTTCTGTACAACTTCGTTCATAGCAAGTATGACTCTATTTTGAAAATATTCAGATTTTTTTTGAAATATTGAAGAATAATAGTAGTAGTATGGTATTTTATTGTATGTTAATAGAAAAGGTAAACCTCTATGCTTTGGTAAAGTTAAAACTATTATTAGCGGTGATGTTTATAGAATGCCATTTAGATGAACATGGATAGCTTGAGAttaactatttttttattttgaaatccTGATATGCATTTTGATAATAGATCTAGAAATTAGAGTAATAAATGCAAACGTGGAGATGTTCTCCAATTAGATTGATCGAACCCGTTGAGAACCTATTTATATTTATATCATTTAAATATTGAAGTTGTTTACAATACGATAcattaatataataaataatatattaataatactaTTAGTAAATTAATATAATTCATAACACATCTTAAAAAAATGAACTACGgttattaattataatattagATACCTATTAGAATTATTGTAGAACtaattattatattaattatattaactaattttatatttaattaaagGAGAGAATGCTATTCGCATAAAAATTTGAAGAAAGAAAAACtatataattaatatttataatgtttatatatattacatttacaataatataatttatattaatGTTTTTATCGCTAATACtaattttgaatattttattatTCGATCATCGCGAAAATCTAAAATATTTTgagtatttaaataaaactaatgaaatatatatatatatatatatatatataatattaataaaagaatCCTGTGTCACatctaatattaataaaataattaaattaaataataaaaatttaaaattgacatgtggcattattattcctaaatcaataaaaagaatgccatgtggcattaaatgtattcttttattaatattagatAAAATCTCATGTGCATAAAAGTGGCTGTATTGTTCATGGAATCGCATGTTCATGTTATATACATATGAAATAATGAAATTGCATGTGGTGTATTTTATTGGAATCGCGTGAAGTGGCGTATATTATTTTCGCATGTTATATTTGTGTTTTACAAATCGCATGTTGATGAATAAAATTGCACATTGAAAATACAATCGCGTACGCATGCATCGTACGTTAAGCTATTTTGTATGTTAACCTGTCTCTCTCTATACACTATTTTTGTAATActtttttaatactatgtaagGATTTTCGAGGAAGGTTTGAAAATACTATGTAAAGGCTGTGGACTTGATACATTGTAGACGCTATTATAGAAACAAATCCTCTAGAAAATCCAAAACCAGAGTTAAAAAGTAAAATAATTATAAACCAAAGACTTCCAAGATTCCAAGAACCAACCAGTGAACATCAATGATTAGAAAcaataatattaaaaatatgcAGATGACAAAATGATTAACAAGAAGATAATATAATAGAGAAAAAGTTGTCAATATTCTTAATCAATAGCCTTCAACATTGTGGCCCTTCTTCTATCATCTTTTCACCACCTTCTTGCCTCTACTTTTTCTTCATATTCTAACTTTGCCCCTTCTGCAACATTTATAACACCATAGTACTCATATTCACAGAAGAGTAACAGAAAGTAAAGAATTTTAAACATGGTACGTAGGTAACTTAAACAACAAGTAACAACAATGATAAAACAAGAAGATCAATCGAAAAGATCACAACAGTCGATCGTTGTCGGCTGCCTGTTGATGAGGGTTGATCAGTGCTATGAGGCGGCTTCTTGTAGTAATAAGGGAACCATGGAACCACAGGGTCGGGCGGTGGCTGTCCCCCGCCGTAGTAGTTAGGGTTTGGAGGGTTATATGGGAATATAGAAGAAGGCGAAGGGTAATACCCCGTTGGAGAAGGCGGTGGAAAGGTGGTTTTTGGTGGATTGTTTCCACCGACACCACCACCGCCTCCTCCACTATTACCACCGCCAATTGGTGGTGGGTAGCATGGATATGGACACTCCTGATCCACCACCGCAACTGCGGAATTTAGGGTTGTGTAGAGAAAGAGGAAGATTGAGAGAATTTGGTGGAGTTTAGAGGACATATTGTTGTGAAAAATGCGGAATGAGAGTGTGGTGTGAAGTAGATAAAATAGAAGAGTAGAAGAAAAGGCCAAAGAGGGTAGGAGGGTTGTTTGAGTGGAAGTTATAACTAGTCAACAAAAGTGGTGAATATTATGAACTCTAAGAAGGAACACTTGCAATATTTAGGGGTCACTTTTGTTTATGGTGAGGGCCTACATATCCCATTCATCCATAATGACCGAGTCATGCTAAATGTGGCTGAAGTTAACTCAGTTCCTTAGTCAGACCTTGTGGAACTCTACTTTGTCAGTGGACACTAGCTTTAATTTTATTAGAGCACCCGTAAATGACTATATACTAAAAAATCACTCCAAACACTAAAAAAACTCCCTGACTAGTTTTCACATAAAAGCAGTTATTCTATACAAAAACACCAAAAACTCACTGAAAAGCGAtccaacctttttttttttttttttcacatgaacccacttaatttaaaaaaaaaataaaaaattaataagaAACTTGTATAATTTAGAAAAAATGGTTAGAATTTATCAAAACGAACCCATAGAAAAAAGTTCTTAGATCCATCACTACCGATAAAGAAATCCAAAAACATCTAAAAAAATTGTCACATTATCATGTTGTGACTGAAACTTCAAAACTGGCATTCAAACGTATGACAGAAACTTCAAAATCAGGAGTTTTCAAAACCAATCTCAAAATGGTAGACTTACAACcaaaaattattaaaataaatttgGTGAGTTGGAAATAAATAATTCCACCTAACTCAATTTAGTCGATAATAATTCTAAGTCAATTattagccgataataatccgaactggtcaatttttattttttatttattttttttttgtaaaatagtccgccgttaaaatagcttaacagagttaagttttttttttttccggattacaaaccgatgttttagagattttgatcagaacgaggatacgagtcgattgatgtaaaacttacctcgaaatgatttgatttttgttaattgtaaGTTTAAACACcggaattgaagcaccgttttcgtgggtttGGGCAatatttcgaggtaaattttacatcaatcgactcgtatcctcgttctgataaaaaaccctaaaacatcggtttgtaattcgaaaaaaacttaactccgttaagctattttaatggcggactattttacaaaaaaaaattgaccagttcggattattatcgggcaataactgacttgggattattatcggccaaattgagttgAGTGGGATTATTTATATCCAATCTGCCAAtaaattttgttgtttttttaagtttttttagaGTTTTCTAGTTTTTCACATTTAACTAGTTTTTACATGACCATCTCCCTATATGTATATCGGGATTTAAggtttatatttttaaaattttatgtttcttacattcatatgtgtgtgtgtatatatatatatatatatatatatatataagccaTATATTTTTACACACACATAATGTACATATAAcctacatatgtgtaggttatattaaaactgaaaattttcatattttgttttgaattttagtgtgagaaacaataaattttatatttgtaacattttcattAATTTTTAAGTTTTTAGTACTGAAAAAATAGGTGATTTATTTTGTTTTACGTGTTCTCACAATTAGTGTTTTGCATAGAATTTTTCCTATATGTATGTATCTATATGCACATGTTAAAAAACTACCAAAAGTTAAGATAGTTCGACATATTCAAATCTACATAAAAGTTAAGATAGTTCTCACGAATTTTAACATAGTATTGATTTTGAAATAAATCCTTATCACTTAAACACCCATAAAAAACCCCTGATTTTTGATTGAACCATCTCATCTTACATACATTTATATTTTGTGATTGAAGTATAGTTGTcatatatacatgttttttaaTCATATATTAGTTCCAAGGAATTGACATGTGTCATTCATTATTTAAAATGCACGGTGACAAATCGATTTTTAACCTATGTGTTGTCTTAGTTGTTaaataattctaataataataattgtaagCGTTCATCACATGCTGGTTTTCTTCGGCTGCTTCTCTTTCAAGGCTCTCccttattttttatattttcatatatgtcTGTATTTTTCATTATTGTAATCGTAAACTGTACGATAATAACATAATGGATCAGTTATAAAGATCCCTGAATATCAAGAAACTTATCATCTAGAATGAACCCGTGTACACAATGATTTGCGTACTAATCAAACCCCGTATGCTATAAATACCAAGGAGCTCTACTAATTAAGTCAATAGTTAAGTCATTGGAGTTGAGAGTGGGAGGTCAAGCGTTAGAACCTCGGTAACATCGCTTCTCAATAAAAAAGATGAGACTTTTGAGGAAAAAGGTAGCTTGAATACCAAGGAAATAGTTTAACTTGCTAAAGTGTTTACAAACAGACCAAGAATGACAATGATTCAAATCTATCACAAAAAGCTAAAGAGCTCACAGTAAATCACTGTTCAACATAAACAAGATTATATATAATATGTAATCGAGTTTTGATAATAGACAAGGTGTCATATAAACTATGAGAAAATCCAAGAGTGATAAGAGCTAAAGATAGCTTAGACATGAAGATTGAGGTGCTTTCTTAAGACCAAGTAAAGCCTACACATGGTGAGGATGACTGGAATGAACGAGACAGACATATCGATGATGCAATTTTCAGTCTAGTCTTCCCAGATGGGGATTAAAAGGAAAGAGAGCAGACAGTGGTGATGTGGTTAATTTGCAAGATGCCATGTCCCTATAATTTATCATTTTGTTctattatttcatttttattacgTATAACTAGACCATAACATATATTCGTATTACTGATAAGGACTTCTTTCTCCTCATTTGGTTGTGGTGCATTGTGTTTGCTATATCAAACCTAAATACATTAAGAGGTCTTAATATTTTCCCACTAGGAGTATTGATATCTACAAGAATCATGGATTACTGCTAATGAATTGGCGCATTGAAGTAAGTTTTCCCCTGCATTATCATGTGGTCAAATAAGGTCAACTCAACATTACCATATCTGAGCTAAGAAAGTCAAAACTCGTTTTTTCTCCATGGAACTAACCATAAGTATAAAGAGTTTACATCTAGGATCCATTGCTCCACTTGTCCACCATTCTTTTTTGTTTGTAGGATATGTATCACCTTCTCTGTTCGTGATATTCAATTTCATTTTGTTACTTTTTGAAAAGGTTCTCATGATATAAAATTCTCAACGCCTCTTTGTTAGATGATAGAATACCTTCTTATAGAACAATATTCTATATTGGTTGCATTAGTCATCAGAAGATGTAACTTGAGGTCATATCATCAAAATTCCTAATCGAATTGTTATGGGTCGCAATGGAATAAACCATCTTGAAGTAGTTCTTTGTTGGTATATCAAAATATTGCCTAACATAAAAAATACGAAATACATTAAATGATTAATGGAATCGGCTTTAATAATCTATTACTAATCTTAGGCAAAAATAAAGACACGTGACTACATCACTACTATAATAATCTATTATCTCATCTTGGGCAAAAATAAAGACATGTGACTACTTCATTACTATAGTTATTGTTCAAACATTCACTTATTTACAAAGTTATTTGAAATGTTTACCTCCATATTTCCAGTTTCAGATGCTGTTAAAAAGGTAGTCAATTCATTAGCAAACTTGAGTTTAATATTTGTGTGATAACATGAAATGTTGTTTGTAGTATCTTGAGAGTTGGAGGACTGGATATGAGCTAGATAGGAAGCTGGACCTGAATGGGCTTATGGTTCGTGGGCTTATGGTTCGTGGGCTTATCAGCTGAGAAGTATTCATAGGCTATTAAAGGGCATGATCTATTTCTGTTCTCGGTGAATTGAGTTTTGTTCATTCACATTAACGCACACAACAAATACTTTCTCTCACATCATTGTTCATCTCTGGTTGTTTCTCTCACTTAGGGTTTTGATTGTTCTGTTCGTCGATTAGATAAGTTGTGAGAGAGTGTAGTTCATCGAGTTGATGATCTGCTGGTGAGATGTCGAGAGATTCACGTTGAGTATTCATTTGTTTGTGTCTGTTGAAGTTTTATCAGTGAGTAATAAACCGTTCTTTACATAAATCCATGTgttttgacatggtatcagagcaagaaGGCTCCGATCTTTAGTTGTTTTCCGCTGCGGTGAAGGTCTGGAAAGAATTCTGCTCAGATCTGAGTTTGTATAAACTTATTATTCGATTAAGATCAAAAAATTAGGGTTTGTGCAAACCCTAGGGTTTCAAGTGGTGAGCTGTGTTGTTTGGGATTCAAAAGGTGTTCAATCTGTCTTGGAGTGGTGTTCTTCTGTGAATCTGATGTTCTTGTGTGAATCGAAAATTTGAAGATCTACCCTAAAATTAGGGTTTCCTGCAGTTGTATTAAGTCACGAGGTATTCTGTTTACACAGTTCTGGTTTTCGTTTCTTGAACTATAACCCTAAGTGAAGGTCATAGTTCTTGAAACTTGAAGATAACCTAAGTTAGGGCGCTCGCAAGGTTAGATTGTTCTTTGATCTGTCTCAAATTACTTTTGTTGTTATACATCACACTGTATTAGGCTTTTATGATCAGGTTAAGTGGACCGGTATTTATCACAGGGAGAGCCATACTCTTTCGTTGTGTGTATTCTTTGTTTGCCTTGAAGTGTTGTATTATAGTGTTCTTTATTATAGTTCTTACCTGGTATTGTACTCGAACTGTATGTATAGGTATAGATCTGTGCTTCCTTTGTTAAGACTTGTCCTGACTTGGCTTCACCACTTGCATACTTGTTTGACATGATATTATCTCTAACCACTTGATGGTAGTAAAATATAGTCATAATTCATGCTTATCCTAGTCTATGTGGGCTTTGTTAGTTTTAAACTCTGTGAAAGTTTTGGTGTTTTTTTGTGAATTACACGTGTTATCTGAGTTATTACTGGTGTCTTTGTGTTTCCCATTCAAGATGTGCTCAAACATGCAACTAATATTTTGTTTTAGCATTAATTCACAGTTTTCAATAGCAAGGTTTGTTTTTACTTGTTATAGGTACACGTAACAGACTTGTGTtgattttattttctgttttttacaACACAAATATCATGGGAAAATCGTTAAGATTTTGGCACAAGGGTGTCTCGTTTATAGTGAATATTTAGGCCTCTggtataacaaaaaaaaaaccttagGAAACAAGTTGTCAGTTActaatcagtttttttttttattgtgaGTCTTTGGCACTTGACAATCTTGCAAGCTGTAAAGGGAATTCACAAGTGACTAGTCAGTTTCGTGCTTGTTTGAAAATTTAAGATGTATCCAACCTTCCTTTCATAGTTGCAACTTTTGTTTATAACCAATTGGTAACTCTTCTGCTGATTAGACAACTTGTCGCATGTGAAACACAGTTGCACACCCAGAAAGTATAACCTAAAATACAATTGCTGGAAAATGGTATACATATTTTGTCATGTTAGCTAAAGATCTTGATAAATTGTGATCTGTCCATGTTTTTTTGTTAATCCAAGAGGTTTAAAATTTGGTTCCAGTTAAGTTTTTAATCAAAATTTATTGGTCTTTTTTGATGTTTCATGTgacattttttttaaacatcAAATTTAGTTGTTTAGATTATCGACAACTCTATTCCTTCTTAGAGTTGTGGTGTGGCTTATTAATTAATACTAGAATTTAAATACGAGCACACCATGTTCATTTGATATGAGCTGTAGCTAATCtcatgttttaatttttttttaatcaattatTGCCACATGAACACACAATTTTTACGCATTTTTTCTCTATCTTCTGGTTCAGATCATTTTCGTTTCGTTTGATTAGTCCGATTTCAGGTTTTTTTCTTGAGGGTTAGTGTTCACCGAGTTGATGAACTCGTTTCCTCAAGTTCGTAGATCTAGTATTTCGGTTAAGTTTGTTGTGTAATAGAGTCAGGTGGCTCTTAGTTTTATCGGACTTGTTTTTGAATCTTGTGATTCATGTTTGTGTTCagatgttgtaaaaaggtttttgaCAAAATCAAATTAGGTCAGATATTTTTTACATCTTCACTGTTGTCTCCCAAAGTCTCTGGAAAAAAGTTCTTATATCTAGGGTTTTCTTATGTTGAAATATGTTAGGTCGTTTAGATTTCGTTATCTGATCTTCATCATATTAATGGCCTGATTTTTTAGTTCAGTAGAGATTTTGTAAAAGTTCCAAAGATTGGCGTGTTTATTagttgaattttttaatatttttttcttaaaaaaagtcTCACTTCAAAAATTGAGGAATTGTTGTTGAATTCATGAGATCATTTATTGCTGCCCAAGAAGTCATGAATTTTTTCAATGAGGGTTGCAGGTACCATTTTGAGTTTCAATAAAGCAGGTTTGACAATGGCCAAATTAGTCCATACTTAATCCGAGTCACTTACACTCAATGAGAAGGCAAAATATTAATCTGGAATAAGACTTTGCTGTTGGATTGAGGAATGACATGTTAAAGGGTGAAACAACTTTGGGAAGTTAAACTGTCAGGGAAGTTCTTTACTTCTTTAATAAAATCGATAATTGTCTTTCATGTTATCGTTTATTAATATCATTTTTTATTCATGTTTGTTTGTCATTTCTAAAGAAATGAATGAATGGTTTAAACCAAaactgaaatttgtttttttttaattcaagttTTTTAACATAACGGGTAGTATATGTAAATATagttttcttgaaaaaaaaaacttggaTTTAAGGGGAAATTTTGAATGTGTTTGCTAGTTGAATTGAGGGGGGATGTTAAAAAGGTAGTCAATTCATTAGCAAACTTGAGTTTAATATTTGTGTGATAACATGAAATGTTGTTTGTAGTATCTTGAGAGTTGGAGGACTGGATATGAGCTAGATAGGAAGCTGGACCTGAATGGGCTTATGGTTCGTGGGCTTATCAGCTGAGAAGTATTCATAGGCTATTAAAGGGCATGATCTATTTCTGTTCTCGGTGAATTGAGTTTTGTTCATTCACATTAACGCACACAACAAATACTTTCTCTCACATCATTGTTCATCTCTGGTTGTTTCTCTCACTTAGGGTTTTGATTGTTCTGTTCGTCGATTAGATAAGTTGTGAGAGAGTGTAGTTCATCGAGTTGATGATCTGCTGGTGAGATGTCGAGAGATTCACGTTGAGTATTCATTTGTTTGTGTCTGTTGAAGTTTTATCAGTGAGTAATAAACCGTTCTTTACATAAATCCATGTGTTTTGACAGATGCCCCACAGTTGAACATTTGTGGAAGAACCACCCATGATCTAGAAAAGGTATCCATATTCAAGATTTGAGAGTTCAGCACCCAAATGGTTAGGCAACTTTCATAAAGGGATTTATTCACCGATGAGTGTGTTGGTACCGAGCATAACACGACCCACAACACGAGTTAAGGCTATATCAAACAAATTGCAAGTTCATACtacaaaataaagaaaaagaaaactagTAACAGTAATACAAAACCTAACAACTTACATGGAAATTTGAGTTTAGAAGGATGAAAGTTGAGGGAATCCCCGATGCTCATGACTCGAAATTCACCAAATTGCAATCCCAAAAACCCTTAATTTTGATGAATTGTGTgtagaaaagattaaaaacagaTGATGATACAAAAATTTATTAAGTaatctgatgaaacaatggttaaccgggcagggttaacacactggtctcgtcaagaagggttaatcccttcctctcggagatcgctggctgggtcaccggtggatgatctcctgcacaaggaaacaagccgtgactcgtaacaaggaggatggggtggggggtgctccttgttaccactctccggcg
The sequence above is drawn from the Helianthus annuus cultivar XRQ/B chromosome 12, HanXRQr2.0-SUNRISE, whole genome shotgun sequence genome and encodes:
- the LOC110916460 gene encoding uncharacterized protein Mb2590-like, with the protein product MSSKLHQILSIFLFLYTTLNSAVAVVDQECPYPCYPPPIGGGNSGGGGGGVGGNNPPKTTFPPPSPTGYYPSPSSIFPYNPPNPNYYGGGQPPPDPVVPWFPYYYKKPPHSTDQPSSTGSRQRSTVVIFSIDLLVLSLLLLVV